TTACAAAGCCATATTACAAAGGTGAGCACTACGCCAACGTCACCACCAAGGGaaaactgtgaccaaaaggcattacgCAGCAAAACCCCACCTGCAACACATGGTGCGCACACCGAAAGCAAGTGGACCTCCAAGTCAGCCACGCGACCTCGTCTGCAAACACCTTCTTTTCCGCTGactcttctccttcctcttctcCATTGGTGGAAACATTTGCAGCGCCATCGAAGACGATAAACGGAAGCCCAAGCGGTTGTAGCAACCATGTTGCAGTCCTTCATCCTTCCGTCCTCATACTCTCCTGCAACTCTCCCTGAAGCTTGCAGGATAATGAAGTTTGTTGTTGCTGCCCTAATTTTGATGATGGTGAGCTTTTCCTCTGCCGCAGTGAAGACTTCGGATGAACACGATGAACATAGACGTAACCGACTGCAGGGCGATGGGGTTGAAGAAGCTGCACCACCTTTTTTGTCCAACACCAAGCTCACCACACGGCAGACGAGAAGAGCACGTCACAGCAAAGAAACACGACAGTGCAGTTAAGATTCAGGGCAGTAAGCTGGTGCAGTGTCTATGTAAAGACTACGCAATGCcctatgtatgtatgcatgtgtgtatgaatgcgtgtgtatatatatattggtctcAACAGGCTGCAAATAAAACCGGTTTGCATGTAGTGCAGTGACTGTGCAAACAGTGATCCGCATGCGATGCAGTGACTGTGTAAAAAGCAATCCGCATCCAATGAAGATTGTGATAAGGTGATTGTGCAAGTGAAAAGATGGTCCGCATGCGAGAAGAACGCAATGCAGTgaggaaggccacgaaaaaaaCCAACTGTGCTATCGTCAAGCCACTCACGAGTGTGTATTACTATTCGCAAAGTCAATAATGGAAAAGGAAATGGGTGGTGATGACAAAATGATGCTTCCAGTCACCATCTAAAAAGAAATGGGTGCACTAGTCACCATCTAAAAGGAAGTGGGTGCATAGGGAAGTAATGCATCTTAGTCAGATATGCGTTTTATTTGCGTTTCAAcacaacatactgaataaaataaGGCATGTCCATTAATATCTCCgagaaattacacaaaaaaaaaaaaaaaaaagagccttCACGAATGTCACttgtgtgaagcctcagtacttggaGCCTTGGTACTCGGTGGAACCCTAAAGGAGGGAGGCACTGAAGATAgcttattcggagcctcaatacttggtcgaattccagatgacgaaggcaaaaagtgcctctggaatacatccacaaacttccgatggtcactttgaattcgacctTCGGAGTCCATCagctgatcaagcttcctcttcatgctcgtcgaataactatttgcaagcacatgCAACTCTCTATTCTCACGCTTGAGCTGCCTAATCTCTTGACTAAGAGCCGTCACCTCggctgtcaatgattcaacctggcgagttcgagcaagtaagcgttggcccatgttggaaacagagttcgcacactggacactgagagcctgggactcttgaacagctaactcatcagaccgtcgtgaaagtatcctattatctttaggagtgatgaGGTTTCTAGCTACAACCGTAGCCGTGGTTGCATccctcatcacagagtcctcaactgtaagagggccattagaagaaaaaaaagacggGCGCCATACATTACCCTGACGCGGTGCACCTGTGTCActgctaagactcaaatctaagcaaatgttaaaaggggaagccattttcaaaaaaatactaaaagaaaaaggttggatGAAGCAAAGAGTAGCAGAGATAATTTTTCACGGGCAGGCAACCTTCAAATTGTGCGTGTTGAATACAATTGACACCTCTTTAAAATGAGAGGCAGCACAACCATTCGTtcataaatcgaagagacaccactctccgaatttcaaaacccgGATTTTCCTGCGTAAAGTCCGTCGACACTTGTCAGACACAATCTCAGCTTTCGGCTATCACGTGTAACTTTGTCAGATatcactgacaaagttgaaaacgcgtgaGGTCCATTATGCCAACTACCGCACTTCTGACGACAAGCGTGGGTGACAAGGCCACGCTCACCCTGCCACTTGATGTTGAGAGCTCACCATATAATTCGACCTCCATCCTATAGTAAGACACACATCCAGCCTGACCCCTCTCCCTTGCCTAaggcatctgcaaccaaaactcagttttcttcctccctgaaaacacatccagcctgacctttcttccttgccgaagacatctgcaaccaaaactcagttttcttcctccctgaaaacACATCCAACCTGACCTTTCTTCCTCGCCGAgggcatctgcaaccaaaactcagttttcttcctccctggaaaCGCCTCTTCAACCAAGCCATACCAGagtaaaggtatctcatatcattgaggttgagagcaagagtatctcatagcatgctttctccctatcattttctttgtcctccctcttcactgcgaagacaaggataaagaaagcaatatgtcggaacctccactcaagctcctggtaaggaaccgactgcttggaaccttgCCTGATTGCTCACCTAGCCGTGCTCTCGGATACTCATCCTCAACATCttttgcttcctcttcgtctaccacgtCTGCCTGGAAAACAGATGATGCAGGTGAAGATGATGCAGATGAAGATGATGCatcgaagcatatggagacaagcacGACGAATGCATGTGCTGAtcgtccgctacttcttcaaaagcaaaagtatctcatatcactggggtcgaaagcaaaggtatctcatatcatgctcttcccccatcttttcctttgcccttgctcttgcctgctgaacaaggagaaaggatgcaatcagtcggaacctgaaattaaaTGTCCGaccaggaactgattgcccggaacctttgcctggttacttacctagcgttgctctcgagtgctcatcttcaactgctgATATGTCTCGAATTCCCTCAGCAAATGCTTCAGGAGTGTGGATCTGTTAACATCGGCGCTttgcactgaagctgccaagcatgggtGAGTCGCTGAGAGATGGTGCTCCGAAGaaccatttaaaggcaaaaggttGCACACCGCTTTAGctatgcaaaagaaacaagcagagaagaatgcaataCAATGAGCTGGAACAAATCATGAAACATGAAGCCCTTCCCTGCATAACCACACAATCCAGACGGAGGAGTTCAAGTAAAGATCCAAGCTGGACAGCGTTGCTCTAACCAAAAGGCTCGATAAGCTTTAACAACCCTTCGCTGGCACCGTCaccgaagagcaaagcctcgataatccttaaagatcaagtcaccaactggaagaagaacccatcaatcttgaagatcatactgttgaccaaactgctcagggttcatatgaaaatgctgcgaacttccttgatctttcaaagcatgcatgtcctgaaaccgctcgtggtcatgtttaaattcgaaatcaagcctcaacgaccctgactcaagatcaagtgtccaccacccttgagtcaaatccagttcaagattaagtctgtggaaagtcctttggaggaaaccagaaaactcctccagcctagttcaagatcaaagctgtggaaagtcaacaagcacaacaaaatacgtgccgattcatccattatCAAAGCCAAGGATCGTCTACTACGTGAAGCtctttgtggtccaatttcatccaagatcaagcctcaacggcccttgaagaaatttcaaacaaaattcaagaacaagccttaacggcacttgaagaaactcccagaccagttcaagatcaagcctcaacggcccttggatcgacatctacattaagggacttcaaaacgcatcttctacacgtgacaagcacatgtatactacgcgccttgaagtgggggcatttgtagacattgaaatttcgttgaaataaatgttagccatcgcattaaaattacatttgtaaacattgaaattttagtgaattaaatgttgaccattgcattaaaactacaaccttcacccaaattcacctacaacatacacccaaattcacctacaacaatccatccaaattcacctacaacctccacccaaattcacctactcaaattcacctacaacctccacccaaattcacctacccaaattcacctacaacatacacccaaattcacctacaacaatccatccaaattcacctacaacctccacccaaattcacctacaacaatccaccaattcacctacaacatccaccaaaacaaatggatggtggtggttcattcccaaagcctataaataggctcctccatcaaagaatcaagggaggattttagatacactttctctactcccaaattggaagagaaatcacaccacaccaaagccttgaagcctcgaaactctgaagctctcaagcaaatcccgaaggatcaagaaagccctatctgttcttcgtgaaatcctccttcaagatcaagctccaacgccccttgaagaacttccacccattcaagatcaagccccgacggcccttgaagaaggtgttcatcattcatcaactgttcgtccaagatcaagcctcgacggcccttggatcaacaacactacatctacacgtttcaaagatagaatcagaggataaatttgtagaagagattgtaacccctaaatcattaatacaaatattattttggacacgtgttcttgtctctttcgtttcaggaatttccgtgtttacaagaagttataggaaaaaaatggaatttaaaaaacaatatgaagtaaattttgtgaaatagaagttataggaaaaaaatggaatttaaaaaaaatatatgaaataaattttgtgaaatagaagttataggaaaaaaaaaatatgaaacaaattttgtgaaatagaagttataggaaaaaaatggaatttaaaaaaaatatgaaacaaattttgtgaaatagaagttataggaaaaaaatggaatttaaaaaaaaaccaaattttgtgaaatagaagttataggaaaaaatagaagttataggaaaaaatagaagttatatgaaaaattttgtaaataaaaaataataataataatgtaaaaaaaaattaaatcaaatgcaacggctagtagccgtttcatttgaattttttttaaaacaatcctgtcggttataaccgacaggaatacacCATTATTTAGTATATTAAATAATAGTATGTATTCATGTCGGACCGACAGGAataacaaaactataaaaaaaaaatagtcagccctccagccctctttGATCCCGTGGGggcctcccagattccagagccctctggcctagccctcggttggagacggttttagggctattttcggccctctggccctctggacccttcgattagagatggcctaaggaactggaataagaaaataaattcgagaaatataaaaagaaaaataatgggTAACTTGAACTGGAGGCGCCGAGagctgtggtggtggtggacctGGTGGTAGCCATCCAAGAGAAAACCAAAATGTGCTGAGAGAGTCGTTGGTGGTGGTACCAAAAAAGTGTTTATTGGGTTTCACTCGTGGTTTTTCAGGAGTTAAGAGCACTTCCAGCCATATTCTGACTAGTTGGAAGCTCGTAATGCTATGACTAATGATCGCGCCAATTTCAATgtaatgaattaaaaaattgtCACGTGAGCAACTGTGTGACCATTtgtttaaattatttttgtcaaattaactTCTCAACTTGATGAGGATAGTGACAATAGATTTTTCacagaagaaacaaaattaaatagtTTTATTAACAAAATATGTCAATATCCTCGTTATGTGACTATTTTACGAGGACACTGACAGAATTTTCACAAAATGACAAAATGATTGACAAGACAAACTCAATGACCAAAGTGACAAGTTATATtaatcttagggaccattttggctaaaaatggttggtttgacaaaaaatatcattaaaaaagtGGTCATGTAGTCTCTCACGTGATAATTTAACGATGACGTTAACAGATTGTTCATGGAATGGTCAAAATGATTTAATGTGGACAAACTCAGAGACTACTTCTATCCATTTTCAATATCAAGTACCAAAATGAGGAATTATGTCAATTTCAGAtatcattttggttaaaaagctTGTATAATATAATGAACTCGTAAACCTAATTATTCAAGTAATGTTAGGCACATCAGATTTGTTCACCGAATTTTATTTAGTAATGATGTGGAAGTGTGTGATTGATTTAATTaggtaaaatctaaaatttattTTACCAAACAAGATATTGACACATGCACTGACACATTATTTGGTAATTAAATTTCGTAGTAAACATATCATTAAGGAACGGtacacaaataaaaaaactatttcaaattattttcactTTCTAAGATTTTGATTTCCCTTCCTATATGTGAAGcaaaaaaagtataaaaaataataaaaaataataaccgTAAGTGAGAGGTATTAAATTTAAATCTCATAAATAAAAGGTTCGATACCAATTTTTCCCCACCTCTTCATGTAtatatcataaaaaataaaaatctaaaaacCAAATAATTTTCAAACAAACCCTTCAGTTTTCGTTTTCGTTATTCACCTGCTGGCAAACTAGTACAAATAGCTTCATCGAATGAGTAATGTCACTAGAACCTCATTGCATGAAACTGACACCATTGCAATCACTCACACAGTTACATTTATTAGGAACACAAAGGGAAAGCCCAAATTCAAGAAATATTCTGATTAATCTTTCTATTTGGAAAGGATCTTCATCAACATAGCCTGTACTTCGGTAGGGTTTTTGAGGGCTATGACTTGCTGATCTGGTGCTGCGATGAAACATAATTTCTCCAAATTGGGAAGGAACAGCTTGGCAAAATCATGGTGGGCAGGATGACCTGAAAACTCTGCAATACCCTCCACACTCTCAAAGGTGGTCTCAAAGACATGAGTGTAACCTTCCTCTTGCTTCTCAATGCTCAGCTCCTTTCCCCTGATTAACGTTCTAACGGTTAAAAAGTTCAATATATTTATACATTGGAGCACTATATAAAAAATCTTTGCAAATAGATCACATCAGACACTAACGTATTACACAATTTTTGGTTTATCAAATGATGTGACAATTTCTAATTTGTTGTGAAAAGTCTACAACATtctcataaaaacaaaaaaataaaaaataaaatattattacgTCAGTTGAGATATAAAGTTGGTCTCTGATACTACTCAGGCCATGGTATAAAGTAGTTCTCTAGTACTACGTTGGACACCAACTTATTACACAAAGATTTGTTAACTTCGTTGGACACCAACTTATCACACAAGATTGTTTAACAAATTCATTGCAATGATTGCTATGTAAATCTTCAAAAGGGTTATGCTGAGTTTAGATCTATTAGTgatacatcatttgatttaaaagtttggtctccttagcattactcaTTAAAAAATTGTCACGTGAGCAAATAATGCTTGGGAGACCAAaatatttaaaccaaatttacaaaccaaatgatgtggttattGATGAGTGAATTATTACTTCagcgttgattaacgtgcttattttctattagtgacacatcatttggtttgcaaagtTGATTTCAAAGTttggtctccttagcattaccaATATAATAAATACATTAAGGTATGTTGAAGAAGAAACGATAATATTTTGTCAAACTTGAATGTAGATAATGAATTcctcattaaaaaaaacaatcattttaaTTCTCCTAGATGAGAGGATGTTTTCTTCATTCTTAGGCccaatttggttttttttttctttttatcaaaaGCAGTTTCACTTTAAATttaaggaataaaaaaaatgtttggtaattactaaaatgtaatgcttattttaaaagtaatggCCTCCAGACAGCAGTTTTTAGAAGCAGTTTGGTAAAATATCCATTGTTGTCGTCGCCCACACTATCATGTCTGTTTTTGTCATTGTATATTACATTTACactaaaatttatcaaacacGTTTACACTGTTTTTCATACTCACAACCCTCTTAAAAATACAGTTTATCAAACTCTCACCTGCTTTATTTTGCAGCTAATTATTTTTAAAGCACAACATAAGccgtttgaaaataaaaaaacactgCAAAACGCCAtttatcccatcaaaataaaaaaataaaaaaacattcacCTCTATTTTAATATACCTCAAGAAATGTTTACTTACCATGAGAGGGAATAAGATAATGATATGGAGGATTAGAGATGAGATAAACATCCCCTCTCTTGATAATCTCATTACCTTGATTTTCCGGTACGAGATACCttcacttaattttttttcaattccttATTAGTAAACTGATTAATGAGAATGTTGACAAAAAAACATGATGATTCGTTTTTTTCAAATCGTTAATTTTAAGTAAACATATGACtgagaattatattcattcattcTTTCACTCGTTATAATTGGGTAAAAGAATCAAGATAGAGATTAGGGTGGAGGAGCTATTGTGTACCAGTGGAAGGACTTCATGGGCTCAACGAGGTTGACCAGGTTGGCATAGGATTTGATGAGTTGCTCGATCTGGGTCTCTGAAGTTCCTTCTTTGAACTTTGCCATCAGAACATTAACTCTCCTCCCTATGCTTCCTCCATCTCTCAAACTTCTCTGATCATTTGTTTTGATCTAATCCTTTTTCAACTCACCATTCCTGCTACAATTTAACTTTGCTTTTTGTCTcctccaaataaaaaataaaatagatttTGTTTGGGTTTGCTTGTATGTATATTAAAGGcatcaacttaataatttaAGAGCGCTTCATACTGTAAAATTTGATGTGTCCATGTTTGATTGATATTAATATAAACGCTATTTTACTAATAAGTAAGACATTGACCTGGTTCATAAGGTCTAATTAGGCCTAATCCTACTTAGGTACAAACTTGACATTGTGCCATTGGTTCCGCCAGAGAAAAATTTCTCGGTCCGCCACTTGACTACACAATGTTCTTACGTTGTGAAGGTGTCATGAAATACATGCATTCCCAACCTAAATTACACTCATCTTTCAACATTTAAATGcatgtttttctttaaaaatattattattatgggGTAGTGCATGGTTTAAAACTATTACAAGAattaaggtaagtgagaatTTTTGAACTCAAGATGCATGTGTAGAACCCAACACCTTAttcacgagagatttttcagtatgccAGTAACACGGATACACCAAATGTCACAATACAAGTGATTGgatacttaaaaaaatacaaaattaaacacttatattatgacactttATGTACTGCTCATGTTCTTGGCATGCTGAAAAATGTCTCCCTATCTATTGAACTACATGCATTTAAACTCGTGAAACTCCAACGTGTAACCGTGCCAGAATGACATTTAGTCCACTTATTCAAATTTTACCTGTATTAATGTATCTAACTACTACAATGTTAACAACTGGCAGTACACACCGACTCTCACCAAAATGCTTGACTGCATTTAATTACGAATTACCAATTTGCAAAAACTGCCACATTGCTTTTAAATTACAAGACAAAATTAGACCTCACGTGAAGAAtcaatatttttcatatttttcttactCACCAAGGAAACGTTACCTCCCATTAATCACCATATAAACAACTCACACTTTCAACACTTTAGAAACCCTCAAAGAAATGAGAAAAATGTGTTCAGTTTGTAACCCTAGCTCCATTTGCATTCTGATAATCTCTTTCTTGGTCATGACTCCTTCTCAGGCATTTGATCTCAATTCTATTTGCAAACAATCCATGAACCCGTCATTCTGTTCTCTGCTCCTAAGTTCGAATCCCCGTGTGACTGAGGCACTTCTTCGCAGCCTGGCCGGTGTCACCGTAGATTTGGGATATTCCAATACTACAGCCACTAGAGATCGCATAGTAAAGTGGAAGAACCAGACGAGCAATCCGGCGCTGCGGCTGAGGTACACATCTTGTGCCGGAAATTACAACGAGGCCGTTGCAAATTTCAAGGAGGCCAAGGAGAAAGCGAAGGTTGGTGACTACAATGGTGTGAGAAATGCAGCAGCTGGTGCCTTGGGAGAGTTCAATGGGTGTTCAGAGAACTTTAAGCAGCCACCATCTGAACCAACAAGTCTCTGGCAAGATACTAGGGATTTGCTAAATCTTTCTAGTATTATATTAATTGTTTCTAATACTCTGCTTCACAAATGATTTATGTTTCCTTTGATCTCATGGATGTCGAGTTCGGTTACTTTTAGTGAAAGAATTCTCTATATGTCTTGTTTTTACTTGGAGACTTTCAATTCGAGTTGTGTATTGAACAGTGTTGTACATCTAAGAATctcttcttttttattagtGAAGACGATCCGATTCCCTCATcataaaacacaaaaatagAAGATTAAACTTTCGGATTCATGGAAAAAGACTTTGATTTACAATCAAGTGAAACATAAGACAATCAGAATTGAGATCCTATCTTACCATGGGACGAATAATGTACTTCTTCGGCGTTGGTGGCTGAAAACCGCtctatcaaaatttcaaaagttaCTCGGAAACCTACTCCTCAAGGGCATGTTTGGTGCTTAGAATTGCGTTAGATAACTCATAGGATTCAAGGTATGTGTTAAAGTAAGAAAGGACggtcaaattccaagttttgtCCAAGTTAAAGGAATTAGATCGATTCCATTCTTGCAATTTCGAAGTTGGCCTCCATTTCTTCATGTGTCACATGCCTGACAGTACAATGAGttgtccaatccaatccaatagaATCTGAGGCACCAAATGCGTTACAAATCTCCCTCTCCCCGTCTCTCCTCTGATGCTCTAGGCATAATGCTATGGAGGGAGTCAGCATAGAAGAGGTTAAAGACATTATTAATAGGGTTTAACTGACTATTAAACCAATTCAATAGCATCAACACGAATACAAAGCAATGCAGTGAAAAGTTGAGGCAAAACCAATGACTGGGAAACAATTATCTCCTCTCTTTCATTATTTCATTCTACATAGGGTTTGTAAATCAGGTAAAACTGACCTGAATCAAACTCTTACATAGAAAATTAAGTTCCACTCGGAGAAATAGGACGATACATGACACCTGGGATAGTCCTTCCGATTTAAACACTTACTGCAGTTGGACATTATATagatttttttagattttcttttacttctcttttctttggtgagaaattaaattaaagcCGATCGTATTTCTGATCCTCGATCGATATTGGATGTAGATTGGTCTAAATTATAGAGAGTTTCTTGATTTCGGACACTCATTATTTCCAAGTTAATATATAACacaaaataaattttgttatttCTAGCTGAAGCTTCAAAAGATAGTTCAGAATTGTAATGTTTAATTTGTTTCCATTTCCGTTTTAACTCAGAAATTCGTTCATGGCAACTTAATCGAGGAAGATTTTTCTATATGCTACATACCATTTCTTGAAAAACTACACTCCCTATAGAATATactcaacttaattgtaattGAAAGgccattaaatataaatagaggAGTGATATTTACATgcccatttttacttttcaccgTTTCTTGAAAAACTACAATCCCTATGGAATACAATCAACTTAACTGTAATTGAAAGGCCATTATAGGGGAATGATATTTACAcgtccatttttacttctcacacactcttctCAATTTTCGGCTGGACGATCGAAAgaatttaagaaaattaaaagataaaagTTAACAAAgtatgtgagaggtaaaaagagTGTGCGAATAGCACTGTCGATAAAACATAGATATGTAATTAGTTTGGGTTATTTTTTggacattatatatatattaacccCAACCCATTCCGACCCCCACCCGGTTTCGAACCTGGGACCTAATTCTACCCCACCCCTTATCCACACCCTCACCACTAGGCTATTTTTGGACATTTTATTTACTATAAAACTAATTTGAATCCGTAATAGTTATTTGAATATTTATTTACAAGTAATGGGTGCTTCAAGGTACAGAAGATTTGAAACGTTACACTCCATCAATTAGTAAGGGGAAAATATATATCCTCATTTCCCTAAAAGGATTTCTTTCCGGTTGATTTGGTAAGAGAGTCAAATCTTGTCATTTACAAATACAACAATGAAAGTAGGTAGCAGAAAACATGATgaaagcaaaggaaaagataatCGGATCAAGAATATTTTTTTGGTGTTTTgtctttgaagaagaaatgaTGTTCCGCACGGTTGAAACACCAAAGTATTCTAACTTATTATAAGTCAATGGAGCAAGTTGTTAGGTTATGTTAACTTTGTACAAAATGTTTTAGTATTAGTGGTCAGAGCCAGATTAGCCAATGAAGGGTATTATACAAAGATTAGTAACTAAACAGATAAATTTAAGTATTAACACCAAAATAATCCAGTTTCAAACTCTGCATGCAGATGACTTTTTGAAACGTCACgttcttttttattctttggTTTCCTACCATTTCTAACTAAGAAAGACACGGAGATACTTCTTTTAGTATTCTGTAAACAAGTGTAAAGGGTGGCATAAAATAGTGGGAATCTGCCCAAATAATTCTGATGCAACTTTTCTGCGTGAGGTGTAGGGGTGCAATTTGGGTTGGGTACACTCAGCTTCGCTCATGTCTAAGTCGATTTCAAATTCAATCCGGCTGGTTAGAATGTAACAATAATCCGCCTAAATCCACTCAACCTCAACCCGACTATTTATTGGGTTGATGCTTTGTCCACCCCATGTCAACCCAAACTCAACCTGACTTATATCCTAAATGTTCGTggaaatacatacatacatatatataaatatatatatatatatatgtgcatgTAATAGGTACAAGTTTGGAATGACTATACTTGAAGTATGTTGTTTGGTTTTCACTTGAAATGAATGACAGTGTTGCTCTTTTGCATTTTGTTAGTttatttaaactttggtattgtCTTATAATTTAATTTCAACTTTGCATAGTTGAAACTTAGAAATACGTTTCACACTATTTGGTTTATCTTTTGTATGGAttgatgtttaaaatttgattttacataaaaaatacaaaaaggtGACGAGATAGAAATACGAACAAATTCTGTTTGTGTTGTACGTAATCAATAGGAATTATAGTTTATCAAAACTCAGAAGATATGGTTTTTAATAGACAATTTTGACATTTATTTAACGATGGGAAGTGATCTGATTATGTTGTTGA
The nucleotide sequence above comes from Malus sylvestris chromosome 16, drMalSylv7.2, whole genome shotgun sequence. Encoded proteins:
- the LOC126607050 gene encoding pectinesterase inhibitor-like, yielding MRKMCSVCNPSSICILIISFLVMTPSQAFDLNSICKQSMNPSFCSLLLSSNPRVTEALLRSLAGVTVDLGYSNTTATRDRIVKWKNQTSNPALRLRYTSCAGNYNEAVANFKEAKEKAKVGDYNGVRNAAAGALGEFNGCSENFKQPPSEPTSLWQDTRDLLNLSSIILIVSNTLLHK